CTTCGCGGAACAGCTCATAAACGGCGTGAGGAAAATCGTCATCTTTCTGTCGCGTTCCGAAGGCAGGGTGCGGGCAGCCATAATCGCCGGCACAGAGCAGCCGAAGCCTATCAGCATAGGCACAAAGCTCCTGCCCGAAAGTCCTATCTTGCGCAGCGGCCTGTCCATAACGAAAGCCACGCGCGCCATGTAACCCGTATCCTCTATTATAGAAAGAAACAGGAAAAGAATAACTATAACAGGAAGGAAGCTCAGCACAGAACCGACACCGGCAAACACTCCGTCAATAATCAGCGATTTGACAACGGGATTAAGCCCGTAAGCGGTCAGAGCCGAAGCACACAAAGCTGTAGTCCGCGCTATAAGCGCTTCAAAGCGTTCGGAAAGCGCCGCGCCTAAAACGCCGAACGTCAGCCAGAAAACAAGCCCCATAATAACGAAAAACGCAGGAAGCGCGGTGTATTTTCCCGTGAGAACCTTGTCAAAACGCAGACTTCTCGCGCGCGCCAGATTTTCAACAGGCTTAACAACGGCGGCGCCGCACACCTTCTCTATAAAATCAAACCGCATATCCGCCATTGCGGCGTATCTGTCTATTCCTGTTTCGTTCTCCATCTCAACAATAATGTGTTCGAGCATTTCCTTTTCATTATCGTCAAGCTTAAGCTGCTCCATAACGGGCATGTCGCCTTCAACAAGCTTCGTCGCGGCAAAACGCAGCGGCAGTCCGCACCTTTTGGCGTGGTCTTCTATCAGGTGAACAACCCCGTGAATACAGCGGTGAACCGCTCCGCCGTCAGGACCGTCCGCATCGCAGAAATCAAGCCTGCCCGGACGCTCCCTGAAACGCGCCACGTGCAAAGCGTGTCGCACGGCTTCACCCACGCCTTCGCCGCTGGACGCTGAAACGGGAACAACGGGTATTCCGAGCGCCTCCTCAAGTCTGTTGACAAGAATAGTGCCGCCGTTCTCGCGCACCTCGTCCATCATATTCAAAGCAAGAACCATCGGTATATTCAGCTCAATCAGCTGCATCGTGAGATACAAATTACGCTCTATATTCGTGGCGTCAACAATATTTATAATGCAGTCCGGCTTCTCCTTCATAAGGAAATCGCGCGTAACAAGCTCCTCGCTCGTGTACGGCGACAGGGAATAAATGCCCGGCAGATCCGTGACAAGCGTATTCTCGTAACCGCGTATCGCTCCGTCCTTGCGGTCAACGGTAACGCCCGGGAAATTGCCCACGTGCTGCTTGGCGCCCGTCAGCTGATTGAACAGCGTTGTCTTTCCCGTATTCTGATTGCCGGCAAGGGCAAAAGTAATCCTCTGCCCCTCAGGAATTTCGTCCCCGCCCTGCTTCACGTGGTAAATGCCAAAC
The window above is part of the Candidatus Equadaptatus faecalis genome. Proteins encoded here:
- the feoB gene encoding ferrous iron transport protein B, giving the protein MFLSDLNIGQSAVIKSVGGEASLRRHILDMGLTPGTVLKLVKKAPMGDPLEFQIRGYELTLRLADAKRIEIAPAENSAAPSNSAVQAEDTRHPQLGEFGIYHVKQGGDEIPEGQRITFALAGNQNTGKTTLFNQLTGAKQHVGNFPGVTVDRKDGAIRGYENTLVTDLPGIYSLSPYTSEELVTRDFLMKEKPDCIINIVDATNIERNLYLTMQLIELNIPMVLALNMMDEVRENGGTILVNRLEEALGIPVVPVSASSGEGVGEAVRHALHVARFRERPGRLDFCDADGPDGGAVHRCIHGVVHLIEDHAKRCGLPLRFAATKLVEGDMPVMEQLKLDDNEKEMLEHIIVEMENETGIDRYAAMADMRFDFIEKVCGAAVVKPVENLARARSLRFDKVLTGKYTALPAFFVIMGLVFWLTFGVLGAALSERFEALIARTTALCASALTAYGLNPVVKSLIIDGVFAGVGSVLSFLPVIVILFLFLSIIEDTGYMARVAFVMDRPLRKIGLSGRSFVPMLIGFGCSVPAIMAARTLPSERDRKMTIFLTPFMSCSAKLPIYALFTAAFFPRMQGTCVMIGLYLLGVASGVLFALVMKSSVFTGHPVPFVMELPNYRFPNAKTVALLIWEKAKDFLTKAFTVIFFAAIIIWFLQTFDSRLNVVADSSQSLLALAGGLIAPVFKPLVGASDWRISTALITGLMAKESVVSSLTVLLGGNVSAIKEMFTTKTALVFLSFTLLYTPCVAAVATVKRELGARPAWIFAAGQCLIAWIVAFAVKLLLGAFGM